Below is a window of Arabidopsis thaliana chromosome 2, partial sequence DNA.
ATCTAGTCAGCTTGTGAATCCCTCCTCCTGCAGTTAGTGCTTTAGAAGAATCCTTTTGTATTGTTGACTCAAATTCCATGAGACTTGTGTAGATTGAGTCCTTGAGTTTCTTCAGCGATGAGAGGACCAGAGTTTTAACAGCAGCTACTGAGTCAAAGTGGAATATCAGTTCTATGTCTGGTCTAAGGTCAGAGATTGCTGCATAGAGATCCATCAGCCTGAAGATCCTCTCTGGCGATGGTTTTTTCTCCGCAACGAGTTCTGGGAACTTGAAAAGATTGATTCCTGCTTCGTTCACTATCTCGTAAAAGCAAGACTCTCTTATTGTACTTGAAGCAGAGAAGACATGATCACATAGAAGTTTCTCTCCGCGGAGGAGTGTTATGACACCAATCTTTGCAGCTTTGATCCAGTTCTTGATCATATGCTCGAGCACGTCCCAGTCCATTCTGTTGAACCGGGAGATCTTGCACTTTTCGATACCAAGTAAGTGTAGCCCTTCATCTACAATTGACTTTCTGATCAACTTATAGCTCTTTATGCACTCTTTACCATATCCACAGCTGATCATAGTCTCTGCTATGACCTTGAGGTCTGACATCACAAGTGCTGCAGCTTTTTCGACCTTAGTGATCGTTTCACCAGCCTTCTTcagctcatcttcttcttcatcatcagaagatTGCATAACATCTTCAAATTCTGAATTGCTTGAAATGGAGGAGTGACCAGAGACAGATTCAGGATCAAGTTGGTCTCGGTTTGAAGACAGAATCTGGAAGAACTCTTTTTCGAGCCTGGCCATAGCAATCTGCATCAGGTGCTGTGCAAGAACTAGCTTGGCAGATTTTGAGTGCTGAGAGATAAGAAAGTGCATGGCTCTGCGTAAGTCACGGATGCATCTGATGAATTCTTTGGCCTCTCTTCTGCTATGACTAAACAGAGAGATGATCTTTGTGTAGGATGGTGAGTTCGGATCCCATTTCTTGATGATTGATTCTGCGGCCTCAACGGTTTCCTCCATCATCGACTGAGAAAAAGTCTGGTTGAGAGGAGAAGCCGGGAGAGAAGTGAatgaaggaaaagaagaaaggaatgATTTAGGAGAAGAGGTAGAGAAATGAACAGACTTCGGTTTTTTCGACATTGATAAGATTTTACTACTTACTACTCTTCTTTCTGAATATGTTTAATGGAGTCACTTGTGTCTTCTAGTCTCTTGATTGTCTTTGTAAGGTACACTTCAACATTATATAGAGAGATAGTTTCTCAATGTATGAAACCAATGGCCAATACAAAGTTTTGACTGACTTTCTCTATTCATGCaagtttttaatattcaatatataagTAATGTTTCATGTAGTTTCATACTGGTGTAATAGTTGACCCAATacattagttttcttttgtgtttaatCATTTCGATTCTTaatacttcaaaattttcatcaaGTCATTAGATGGAAGAATATATTATAGTTATAGTGGCTTTGAGTCTATTGACTTAGCAAGAATTTCGAAATTCCGGTGATTTATGTTTATCTTAAGTAGGATATGATGTAGATGATTGACGGTTAGAGTGTTACTAAATTATGTGGTGTTGAAcaattcaaatgttttttttacttggaaATATTGAAACCatcattatatataactattaaGCTATTGTTTGACCAACAAGATCAAAGATACGCACTACCTCAGATATTATGTATTTTAcacatgaatatatataatgacaTGATGACAAggtttgaaaatgaaatctacgcataaatatatatacaaatattttgcaGACACGAGTtcattgaaaaagaaaactgtttCTTGCTTACCAAAGTCAATTGTGTATCGATGTAAGCAAGTTCTGCAATAACGCTGACCAGCAATAAGCTATTCTACGTATAGCAACGACCACACACTTCATAACCAAACCTTACCAAACTAAGTGCATAGAAAAAGTTGTTATGTTTGAAAAATGCAAAGGTTTGGTCACTTGGATTTCGGCTCATATGCTTTATCTGTGTGACGAATTTGAAGAATATTCATCCTACAGAACCAAAAGAACTAAAAGGAACATTCAAAAGAATAGAGAATGTGTGAAAACAATTTGGCACAAGAGATTATGCGAAAGTCAACTCTTGCCCTATAAGACAAGTAATCACAAAGtcaaatttctcaaaatttgtctttttctcagaaataaattataaacaacTGATGTTTACATATGTTCaacttcaaatttcaaacacgATTACTTAACAAAACTACGATAGTCTCTGATATATTGCGGATATATATCGCCAGCCCCCACCTCTTCATCTTGGTCTAACAAATCTTAGTGACCAACAAAGTGATTCACACAAGAGGACATATTTTGGTGTatcaattcttcttcttcttctttttggtcaaaatgGTATTATcaattcttcaaaatctcaGATTTTTTACCTAATGATTCTCTATTGGTGTGTAGGTTTCATATCTGTCAACTTATCTTGCAAATCACCGCATCACTTTCGTTTcttttaatatgattttttctcGGGTCAAACATATGTACGCAATTAAAAGTTTTCTAAGAAAGAATCACATTGCCTAGAGTTTACCACTGGTTGAGTAATATGCTAGAGAGAGTCATGTCGCTGCGCGATCGAGTTGGGTTTAGTTGATAAGCAATGAACTGCTCAAGGCAAGATCGAGTTGGAGTGAAGAGTAATGTATAGAGATCACTACCCTAACAAGCTAACCCTCAACTGAGTAATATAAAAGATGCTATGATCCAATAATATAACAATACTGTTTTTCTGAATCAATCTTTCATTAAGATGAGCTTTTAATATCTTTAACAAGGAaggaaaacaaagcaaaaactcACACGAGCtcaaattcaaacacaaaaattgatGTGATCAAGATAAAAGCTTACACCTTAATAGCATACTTCCTTATTGGAAAGtacatttctttcttcttctccctctctGTCTTCAACGATGCCTATTCAAATCAGCCAGCAATTATTCCATTCAGTACAATAAAACACAGGATTTGTTCATCACTTCTCAATATCAATCTGAATCACACTAAAGAATATACAAATACCTGATGCTTAGTGAGTCTCCTCCTGATGGCTCTAGTCTTCTTGGGACGAAGATCAAGAGGCAAaagcttcttgttcttgtatGCCTCTCTCAAAGCAgacttttgtttctgtgagaTCACTGTCAACACCTGAGCAATCGACTTCCTCACCACCTTGCTGAAATCAACATAAAACATAACCCATTTGAGATCAATGTGATTAAAAACCAGTGACCGAACAATCCAACAGTGATATAACTAAGCAAGTAAGCTACTTTATCTATCTATAGAGGATAATGATAGGACCTAGGATACAAAAATTACACTAAACAACTTGCAAAACATAAGCAGAACTTAGGTAATAATATATGTCCATAACAACacataaacataattaaaccTAGCTAAATATGATTACTACATAACCCTGACTAACCACTAACACCAGCAAGATCATAAACAAAGCTATGAAGAAttcagaatccaaaaaaaaaaagagttaaccaaaatcagaaaaatgtAACATTTGATCACACAAAGTGTGTATAGAGGAAACACATACATCTTAGAGAGCTTATTAGGAGCACCTCCAGTGACCTTAGCGACACGAAGGAGAGCAAGCTCTGCCTTAAATTCCTTCAACTGACCCGAAAGATCAGCTTTTGATTTCTCCCTCAGCTCATGAACCTTGATTCTCGCTGTTCAGATTCCATTTCacaatataaaatcaaatctcatAACCTAAACGTACGAAATTGTGTGTTAACAGAGGAAAAAGTTTGAGAATTTAGGCTTACCCATTGCGTCTTCGAGCTCTCTCTAGCGTCCCTTTACTCTTTTGCGGTGTTGTTATAAGAGATTAGAAACCCtagagaaaaatgaagaagaagacggctAAGAGTTAATAATCAGATTTTAGGTTATATTTGGGCTTTGACTGTGAGTATAAAACCCAACACACATCTAATGGGCTGAGTTTTATATCTTATGGGCCAGGGATTATAAAATCCTAGTAGTGAAATCTTGtaccaaaatcatttattaatgcaagaaaatactaaaaaagtGAATAGAGAGTTGTATAATTAGACACGCGCCGATTGaactgttattttttgtttttgaaggagaattatttgatttcaaatataataataacataatttaGCTTTTCAGAataaatttcttctcttttctttttctttttgacatgTCTAATTAGATTGTGAATGAAGGAGTAATCTTAGAAGAAGTTTTGGTTAAAGACGTTATCGTAATCAATAATGTGATGGAAAAGTGTAATTATGAGTCGCGTAATGAACCAACCATACATTTGTCAACAAGTTGATACAAAGACATAAATGCATGTTTATCCATCCCCAAGTTCAATATTCAAAGACTAAATTATGAGCATTTCATAATGACTCAGTATGCCATTTGGTCAAATGAAAAACCAAGCCGGTCAAGCACCAACGGCTGAAACATTCATATTCAAATATGAAAAGTAAAATCTTGGACTCGTTCAATGTTTCTGGTGACGTCATCTACTACGAGGAAAATATCCCAACCAAAACGCAGCGTAATTGCATGGTCCCCTGTTTTTTTGGGGTCGCTTTATTCCTCTGTGACTCCTCtcttttcatcttctataAATCAGACAACAACTAACTCTTTCCCTCTCGCTCTCCGCATAAATCCCTTTGAAACAAGATCATATCTTAACTTTGTATAAAAACAggacaaaaaaacagaggatcatGGTTATGTATGAAGAGGTTAGTGtctttatatatgtttccAAGCTCATGTAGAGCTCTGTGACTGTAGAAAAGTGATAGttattcctttctttttttgatccTATAATCTCGATCTAGCAGAATCATTCTATTAGGTCTAATGcaagtgtgtgtgttttttcttttggcaggATTTTGTGTTGAACTCACGAGGCATGAAGTTGTTCACTTGTGTATGGAAACCAGTGAAGCAAGAACCAAAGGCATTGCTCTTCCTCTGCCATGGCTACGCTATGGAGTCCAGCATCACCATGAACAGTTCAGTcagatattaaaatatttactaaCGTTGATcaaattgttattatatttagtTATGTACTAACGACATAACGAATTATATGGGATTAATCAGGCGCAGCCACGAGGTTAGCCAATGCCGGTTTTGCCGTATATGGAATGGACTATGAAGGACATGGAAAATCTGAGGGTCTAAATGGTTACATCAGTAACTTTGATGATCTCGTTGATGATGTCTCTAATCATTATTCTACAATTTGTGGTAATTCTCTTAGAAACCCCTTAATTTGATATGTGTTTAGATTTTCATTAATATACTAAAAGAAAtggtaaaaataatttgtagaGAGGGAAGAGAACAAGGGGAAGATGAGGTTCCTACTTGGAGAATCCATGGGAGGAGCAGTTGTGTTGCTCTTAGCCAGAAAGAAGCCTGATTTTTGGGACGGTGCCGTTTTGGTAGCACCCATGTGTAAGGTTAGTAATCTCTTTTTtcagttaattatttttagttatcttTAGTCTTGCATTATTTATTGGTGTTTTAAGAACCCAAAATTATTTCATAGTTTTCATTTAATTTCAATGATGGTTTAAGAATCAGATAAAAAGTCCaaatcaaaaacgaaaaatagtTTCTTAAAGTGGGACTAATccatatttttcaataatgtTCTCTACTTATTGGATTGGTAATAAATGCCCTTAGATAATACAGAAAAATGGTTCAATCACTCTTCATTAGTCATTTGTCTCatagtttctatatatacacaactACTTGTTACAACCAAATACCAGTATATATACCACTAATTAAACAAGTAATCAAAACTCAATTATCGAAATGATTATATCAACTACCGAAAGTCCCACAGAGataatcaaaatgttttgtttatcaactAATACAATGAATGTTGTTATGGACAGTTAGCAGACGAGATAAAGCCACATCCAGTAGTGATCTCAATCCTTATCAAGTTAGCCAAGTTTATTCCAACGTGGAAAATAGTTCCAGGAAATGATATTATTGACATTGCAATTAAAGAACCTCACATCAGAAATCAGGTGAGTGATACTGATCTAAGACGCCAAATTTTACTTGTAATATCAGCTTGTTATTAaccatatatacatatgattTATGTGAATTTTACAGGTGAGGGAGAACAAGTATTGCTATAAAGGCCGGCCTCGCCTCAACACCGCCTACCAACTCTTGTTGGTTAGCTTAGATCTTGAGAAGAATCTTCACCaggttctaatttttttagaCATATTTATGGATATGTATATTTGGTTatataatgaagaaaacattttacaaaccttgtttattaattagttatatatatatggcttTTGAACTAGGTATCAATTCCTTTCATTGTTCTTCACGGAGAAGATGATAAAGTGACGGATAAAAGCATAAGCAAAATGTTATACGAAGTGGCTTCAAGCTCGGACAAGACATTCAAGCTGTACCCCAAAATGTGGCATGCTTTGTTGTATGGGGAAACTAATGAAAATTCAGAAATTGTGTTTGGTGATATCATAAACTGGTTGGAAGATAGAGCCACAGATTCGAACGGAGGGTTAGAGAGTCAGCTAAAACATAAGCATGATGGATTCTTGAAGCATAAATAAGTGAACGATAGCATTGTTTATGTACCCTTTTTTTTGCAGCGGTTTATGTACTTGTGTAgtcctatatttttttttttggcaaactTGTAGTCCTATACTTTACCTACGAAGTTACTTGTGAAATAAGTAGTgaagtattttatatttacGGAAAATCTCTAATCCGTAGCACAACAACTCATTAACAAACCTCAAAAACCACAGAAATTTGTAGATAGCACAGATTCAAGGTCTATGCATAGTTAACCGATTTAATTACTTTTGGaccaaaaattcaataaatgTGACGCCGTAGTTCTGAAACCATTTACAAATTTAGAGAAactaacaataaaaaatatatttgacaccacatatttttttagagaaatTGACTAATAAAGCCAGAAACATTTGCTCACATCATGACTATTCTAAGttgtaattttgaaatttaatttaaaagaaccACTAACCATTTAACAATTTCGGCGGAAAGGTATCAAACTCGGCTAAAATAGAAGTGAAAGTTTAATGCATGAATATGCTACGAAATTGTGCCAGTTTGctatattgtaatttgtaaatgGATTCATGTAATTTGCCCATGTGCACTTATGGAATATGGTAAGTACATTAACGACTTTTTGTCAAATAGAATGATCTTATCCATATGAACTTAACTACTTTTCTAATTATAtaactcaaaagtcaaaactatTTCACTGACTACACTTATCCTATCTTAAATTCCATGTACACTTTTCGGAAACTACTTGTTTGATTTACTAATTAGTGTTCGAGAGTTAggaattaatttaaaaaatttcgtAAGGTAGGgtatattttgtattattttgaaagttgaaggggtgaaatgaaaacaaagaagggGAAAGTCATGTATATTATTAAGTTGTCAGGGTCAAACGATCAAGCAGAACTCTACAATTCTTCTATATACTTTCTCAACTCTTGTCTCCAAGATTgcatgagagaaaaaaaaaaagtgattgaAATCAATCTCTTGTGACGTAATGGTTAGTTGATTAacaatctctttttcttagaTTAGGTTTAAACCTAAAagtgtattttttctttcaaatttctcGTAATGAATTGGTTTTGGTGTGCAGGCGATTGAAACAGAGGACATCAAGTACGAAGAGGtgtgtatttatatatgtatgcaaCGCATATATAGAAAAGGCTGGCGATTGATtgatgattatatatttatgtgcAGAGTTTCATAAAGAACACTCGAGGATTTAAGTTGTTCACATGCAGATGGCTACCAACAAACAGAGAGCCAAGGGCTTTAGTTTTCCTTTGCCATGGATATGGCATGGAATGCAGTATCACCATGAATAGTTGAGATCAACCCACTTCacaaattctatatattataatttttttatttttttttacatttttacatcTAGCTTTTATCTGAGACAAGGAAATAGCTAATACCGCTTAATTAATCTGGTCTAAGATCCAATTCTTAGTTAccacaacaataaaaaaataaaataacgtTCAAGGTGAATATGATTGGATTAGGTACTGCTAGAAGGCTTGTGAAGGCAGGATTTGCGGTATATGGAATGGATTATGAAGGACATGGAAAATCTGATGGGCTTAGCGCTTATATCTCAAACTTTGATCGTCTTGTTGATGATGTCTCAACTCACTACACAGCTATTTGCGGTAACGTTGACTTTGTGATGGTAAAAGTCAACttattgattgatatttttgtgtGACAAAAAAACGTTGTAATggaaaaaactatataattggTGAATCCATATGAATTTTCTTGGTCGAACGTGCGATGATGCAAGCAGCTGATAATGAATATCTTGAAAgttgtttttctatttgacATATACTTAATTATCTCTTGGAATGCAAAATTGAAATAGAGAGGGAAGAAAACAAGTGGAAGATGAGGTTTATGTTAGGAGAGTCAATGGGAGGAGCAGTTGTTTTGTTGCTAGGCAGGAAGAACCCTGACTTTTGGGATGGAGCTATCTTGGTCGCTCCAATGTGTAAGGTATTTCACTATTTCTCATCttcttaaaagtttttagttacctaatatatattattgttagGCTcgttaatttataatatgtaattgaaattaaacaataacTAACCGAATATCTATACACATTTTCTATACTACGAGTAAAATAAGTCGAGCAGAAATAAATCGTGTGGTAGCTAAAAAACTAATGGCAAACTTTGTTCGGAGGTAAACTCTTATGTCATGAGCAAGATGTAGTTTTACCCACTATTCTAcaagaaacaatcaaatggAAAAGTCTCAGTTGTCACATGGATATATGATCATTGCAAATTATGACTATGTTGTAGCTGGCCTTTATTCAtacacaaagaagaaacatatgtataattataaaaatcaaGTGTTTGGAATTTGTTGTAGCTGGCTTAGAATAATGAGAGATCATGTTGTAGTTGATTTGAAACTcagtcaactttttttttttaatcattatatACCGTTTCGAATCCGTTAAAGTATCAATCCAAATTACTAGATTTTAGAAATGATAGTTTATCTATCATTGATATCCATGTTTATAGTATCTACATATGTAGTCAGCTATGCAACTAATAATGcgtattttcttatataatagGTAATTTTATAGAGTGATGTAAATTAAATGCATATAAATGAAACATTTGTTTGTCAGTGAAGAAATATTGTAAATGtggaatatatatacatttgtcACAGATCGCAGAAGAAATGAAGCCAagtccttttgttatttcgATATTAACAAAGCTTATTTCGATTATACCCAAATGGAAAATCATTCCTAGTCAAGATATCATCGAGATTTCATATAAAGAGCCAGAAATTAGAAAACAGGTATGTTTCTATATAACATTTAGTAATCAAAAATGATTAGTTTATCAAAAATCTGTGTAAGAAACTGATCAATATGcttgatttaatttttgtacattttgcTATATACGACTAATTAAGGTTAGAGAAAATCCTTTATGCTCGAAAGGACGACCACGCTTGAAAACTGCGTATGAGCTCTTAAGGATCAGCAACGACTTGGAGAAGAGACTTCAAGAGGTAAATTATAAGtgattacatatatatatatatatccaagaTTTCCATAAATGCATATGATATTCAGATTGGACTCAAATAGTGGTAATTAAGATTCTAacgttagattttttttgtctctgtaaaatataaatcatcCGATCGAGAACTAATGCACATAATGATGATAATAGGTTTCATTGCCGTTTTTGGTATTACAcggagatgatgataaagtAACAGATAAAGCAGTGAGCCAAGAACTGTACAAGGTTGCGTTGAGCGCTGACAAGACCTTAAAGTTGTACCCTGGGATGTGGCACGGTTTGCTCACCGGCGAGACACCAGAGAACATCGAAATTGTCTTTGCCGACGTCATCAGTTGGTTGGAAAAAAGAAGTGATTATGGAAATGATAGGTTTGAGTCAGAGCTTAAACAGCGTAATGATCGTTTAAATTTCAAGAAATAGTCGTTTGACTTATTTTTTACAcataaaagtgttttaatGAAATTCTGGTGTTTTGCATTTTGATGTTTAACGTTGCTATTGTGAAttgtactatatattttaagaaaacttataCTATAGTCCAATAATATTTCCTAAATAGtccaacaaaataaagaaaaagttttcatCATCTAgtatgattttaaaatgagATTTGATATAACATAGCCAATAAGACTCCAGAGGAAACTCTCTGATTCGGCTTGGTTTGGCTAATGTTTTTAGACGCAACGATTTACTTAGATCTAGAACCATCAGATTAACAACATAAAACAACTTTAAGCTTTCGAGAAACGGAAAACCACAAAGATTCTTAGCAAAGAATTCATCAATGTAAAGAACATTgtctaaaatattttggtatagAGGTGAAAACTCATAATCTTGGGAAGCTTGTATCgagctagggttttgtttaTCGTATCAGCCTTCAGTCCCCTATACAAAGTTCCTGGTCCATCAAAGTATATGTAAGGTGTGTCAGACCATACATGCCTCCATCGTGTGGACAAGACTGAAGTTCTGATAGCTAAATTGGTCGGAAGAGAGGAGAGGATTTGTTGGAGGATCACATCAGGAAGCGAGCTGATTGAGTCTATATTTTCACTTGCATCTCTTGCTAGTTTGACATCTCTGTAGTGATGATGAGCGTAGCAGTCACCGGCGGTGGCACCGTCTCCGTTTCCGCCGTCGTCTGCCTCTGCCATTACGTTATCAACCACCGATTGTAAACCTAGATATTTGTTTGCAATGACATagctttttgagtttttgggtTTATCACAAAGCCCAgctatatatatccaaaatattttaaaaagccCATTACTAAACACGCacaacttttttcttgtccGGAACTCAAAATATGTATGTACTTAACAACTTAAtctgtgaaaaaaaaaaaaaaaaaatgtactaCCAACTTAGTCATGTTGAtgtgatcatcttcttcttggattGATATTACTAGTTGCAGAAAGTGACAATTTGATctattagaaaataattgcTTATACTacacatttgttttctttcgtAACAGATTGGTGGGATCTTTAAGAATGTATCGTCATGATTCTGATTTTATAGAAGAACAACTTTATTTAAGATGTGCTTACATATTCTGCGAAAAAACCGGCATGTTGAATGGTTTTAGTCTCTCTGAACCGACAacaagttttgtaatttttaattttatcttaCAGTCGTCACTTGAATCTTGATCGCCAATTTTTACATacttgagaagaaaaatatttaaaaagcCAACCGATTTATTCGTCAAAGCCTCAAAGGCTACAGATTTTTTTAGCCAACGAGCAAATGATATGCACACGCGGATATGGGGgatccaaaaattaaaatatttgttggtgTAACTTTGAAGCATTGACTTAAAAAATAGTGGTTTTATCATATGAAATTAAACACTTAAAAATTTTTGTGGAAGTTGATACGGGAtcacaattttacaaaaacaaatagttaGTCAACGGAGTATAACTTAGTTTTACGTCTAATATTGTTAGAGTTGACATTTTATAACATGTTAAGTAGTAGAAATTGTAGATTTGACTTTCTAGATTCTTCATTTGATGGTTCTTATGATCGTTCGTTTATAAATTTGTACTACAGAAACGATTAATCTAACATTATTTTACGATGAAGAACTAAAATTTGAACATATAGTGTCACTaggaaaaaagattgattttcaCCTTAACATCTCCAAACGTAGTAAGTAGATGTGAGTTTGATTTGCTAAATcctaaatgaaaaaaaactaacaaaacacAGTCAAACGTGAAAGAATTTTTGAGGGGGTGTTTCTGATAAATTTACGACTTAAGGTACTagtttaatgttattttgaaagtttaggGGGTGGTTTTGAAACGTCGCCAAACTTGAATTGCCACTTGTCAGGgaatattttatcattttaaaaagaagtaacaaaaaaaacgtgtTGCCGTGTAGAGGGGTGCGAGGAGAATCTGTTAAATCGTCGCTATCAAACAA
It encodes the following:
- a CDS encoding alpha/beta-Hydrolases superfamily protein (alpha/beta-Hydrolases superfamily protein; BEST Arabidopsis thaliana protein match is: alpha/beta-Hydrolases superfamily protein (TAIR:AT2G39420.1); Has 4839 Blast hits to 4839 proteins in 1396 species: Archae - 34; Bacteria - 3478; Metazoa - 113; Fungi - 141; Plants - 568; Viruses - 41; Other Eukaryotes - 464 (source: NCBI BLink).) — encoded protein: MAIETEDIKYEESFIKNTRGFKLFTCRWLPTNREPRALVFLCHGYGMECSITMNSTARRLVKAGFAVYGMDYEGHGKSDGLSAYISNFDRLVDDVSTHYTAICEREENKWKMRFMLGESMGGAVVLLLGRKNPDFWDGAILVAPMCKIAEEMKPSPFVISILTKLISIIPKWKIIPSQDIIEISYKEPEIRKQVRENPLCSKGRPRLKTAYELLRISNDLEKRLQEVSLPFLVLHGDDDKVTDKAVSQELYKVALSADKTLKLYPGMWHGLLTGETPENIEIVFADVISWLEKRSDYGNDRFESELKQRNDRLNFKK
- a CDS encoding alpha/beta-Hydrolases superfamily protein (alpha/beta-Hydrolases superfamily protein; BEST Arabidopsis thaliana protein match is: alpha/beta-Hydrolases superfamily protein (TAIR:AT2G39420.1); Has 1121 Blast hits to 1121 proteins in 359 species: Archae - 4; Bacteria - 510; Metazoa - 98; Fungi - 0; Plants - 370; Viruses - 30; Other Eukaryotes - 109 (source: NCBI BLink).), whose amino-acid sequence is MAIETEDIKYEESFIKNTRGFKLFTCRWLPTNREPRALVFLCHGYGMECSITMNSTARRLVKAGFAVYGMDYEGHGKSDGLSAYISNFDRLVDDVSTHYTAICGNVDFVMVKVNLLIDIFV
- a CDS encoding F-box family protein (F-box family protein; CONTAINS InterPro DOMAIN/s: F-box domain, cyclin-like (InterPro:IPR001810), F-box domain, Skp2-like (InterPro:IPR022364); BEST Arabidopsis thaliana protein match is: RNI-like superfamily protein (TAIR:AT3G18150.1); Has 35333 Blast hits to 34131 proteins in 2444 species: Archae - 798; Bacteria - 22429; Metazoa - 974; Fungi - 991; Plants - 531; Viruses - 0; Other Eukaryotes - 9610 (source: NCBI BLink).); the protein is MAEADDGGNGDGATAGDCYAHHHYRDVKLARDASENIDSISSLPDVILQQILSSLPTNLAIRTSVLSTRWRHVWSDTPYIYFDGPGTLYRGLKADTINKTLARYKLPKIMSFHLYTKIF